The sequence below is a genomic window from Lolium perenne isolate Kyuss_39 chromosome 7, Kyuss_2.0, whole genome shotgun sequence.
GGTGAACTTGATTTCTACTGTGGCATGTTTACCAACACTGAAATCAAGAAAATGTGCTGCTTTAGATAAAAGAAATATCTCAGAAATCTGTTAAGGCGAGGTTCATTTTCATGCTGTTCGATTCAACCGATCAGGTAAGACAGTCATATCAGGTGATTTGAACAAAAGATTAGGTGATTCAAACCATTACCACTGATTGTCTACAGAAGCTATTTCTCAAACAAATCTTCTGTCTAGGATCTTGAACATTCTTCAGTCTTCCTGAAATTGTACTCCATTGTACAACACATTTGAACTAAAACTACGACGCTTATTATGGATGGATGTAGTAGTAAAAATGCCTCAGAGGGTGTTATTACAATTAATACTTGTTCGTGGTTTGCATCTTCACTGCAGAATACATTGTAGTCTGCCTACTGGTCAACAAACTTTTCTGACAACCCATAAATTGTGATGTTTATCTGATAAGGCTTAAGCAAGCCCAACAATCTTTCATGCCATCTAAGAAAAAACTGCAATTTTAGCAAGTACATTAACATTGTCTGATTGTTACTAAAATAATCACCTCACGGTATAATATGATTGCGCACTCATGTATACCTGTTTTATTACGGTTGGATCATTAGGGTGATATATATGACCGTCAGAGCCTGGTGGCAGCTATCAAATCCGCCGATGTTGTGATCTCGGCTTTGGGTTACGCGCAGTTACCAGATCAAACTCTCATTATTGCGGCAATTAAGGAAGCTGGGAATGTAAAGGTAACTTTCAATTTCCAAATCATCAGTATCAAATTATTTTGTATGCACACATCATGGCTTACTAACATAATTTAACTGATGGTATAGTTCAAATTTATATGTTATTAAAGAGTAGGAAGTACTGATGTACAATCGCTTCTAGTCGTTACTAGATTGTGCATCCATCAGACATCTTTAACTAAACTCTTACATTTTATTTGGTCCAAGCATTGATATATATCTGATAACACTTTTCATTTTGGTACTAAGTACCTGGGCTGACTACTTAGGATATTCCCTGTCTTCACATGGCAGGAAGGATATTGGTTGTGCTTATTTTGTTTAAAACATGTTGAATGTGCTTCTTTTTATATCTGACAGACTGATACCATGAATTTCTGATGTCATTTTTTTACTGCAATTCATGTTGTGGTTCCATATTGATGGGCTTTTTGCAGAGATTCTTCCCGTCAGAGTTTGGTAATGATGTGGATCATGTACATGCAGTCGAGCCTGCAAAGTCAATGTTTGGTGCGAAAGCTCGTATAAGGCGTTCCATCGAGGCTGAAGGAATTCCCTACACATATGTCTCTTCCAACTTCTTTGCTGGTCGTTTTCTGCCAAGCCTTGCACAGATTGGGGTCACTGGACCCCCAACTGACAAGATTCTCATTTTAGGAGATGGTAATGTGAAAGGTAAATTTGATCAATATGCCCTTACTTGATTGTACATTTTTTATATATAAGATAGGAATATCTATTTCACATAAGGTATTTAAGTCAAACAAGAAATGAATTATGACTgcattgtttttgttttttttgttgacAATAGGAGTATTTTCCTTGGAGGAGGACGTGGGCACATACACTATTAAAGCTGTAGATGATCCAAGGACCTTGAACAAGATCCTATATCTGAGGCCATCAAGCAACACTTTGTCTCATAACCAGCTTGTCTCGCTTTGGGAGAAGAAAGTTGGGAAGACAATTGAGAGGGTGTACATCCCAGAAGATGAAGTCCTGAAGCAGATTCAAGGTCATAAGCCATATTTTTCACTTGAAACACTGAAGCTGTTGTCTATACTCCATACttatctttttttttgtttctgcaCAAACAACTTTTGGATTGAATTTTATCTCTTGCATATGTTTCAGAGTCTCCGGTGCCGCTGAATATAGTACTATCAATCAGCCACTCTGCCTGGGTGAAGGGGGACCACACTAACTTTGAGATCGAGCCATCATTTGGAGTTGAAGCCACTGAGCTTTACCCCGATGTGAAATATGTTACCGTGGATGAATACCTAAATAATTTCATTTGAACTCCAAATTCCTATTGGCACCAATATTCATATGCACTGAATAAATATCGGAGGTCATGTATCTTACTAGAATGCCAAGTGAATTATGTAATCAGAAAGTGTGAGACCTCAATCTTGTGAGTTGTGAGGAAGAATGCAGACCATACTGGCAATGCATTTCATTGATCTTAGGGCTCTCTAAATTACAAGGTTGAACATGTTAATGTAATGTTTCTATAATGGATACTTTGGTTTTATCTGGTAACATAAAAAAGTTCAAGCCTTCAAAGTCTATGATATGAACATTAACCTTCATCATTACAACAATGTGTAAATGTCAGTATTATTACTTGTGCTCAGAGTTTATCTATTCTAAAACTTAGGAACATAACATCATGTTTCCAGATCCAGTTCATTGTAACTAGTTTCTTGAGCGTAGAGTGGAGTTTATTCAGTCAATGGGGCTTACTACTATTTTCGGTAGGAAGTTATTTAGTTATTTCGTTGAACAGTGTATAAATTCAAggtcatagtaaagttcatattttttcacttggaaCACTGTAGTTGCCATCCATTAGTATTTTTTTGTTCCATCCAAAAGAATGTTTGTTCCATTTTTAGTTTTTTACAAATTCTGCTCTGTTGGATATGTTTCAGAGTCTCCAGCTCCGCTGAATATAGCGCTGGCAATCAGCCACTCTGTCTGGGTGAAGGTGGGCCACACTAACTTTGAGATGGACCCATCATTTGGAGTTGAAGCGACTGAACTTTACCCTGATGTCTATTACATTACGGTGGATGAATATCTAAACAGGATCCTTTGAACTTCTAAATCCTACTGGAAGTTTGGCACCCGTATTCATATACTTTAATTAAATGTTGCATGTTATGTAGATTTATTAAAATGCCATTTGAATTTTGACTTATGTAATCAGAAGGTGTGAGATTGCAATCTCGAAATTGTGAGGTGCATTGCCTTGAGCTTATGCCTCTGTAAATTTGAATTGTATAAATCTGGAAAATGGCTTGATAGAACATGATCGGGTAGAACCTGTTACTACAGGATGTTTCCACAACTCATTTCATCATGTTTTATACAGATTTAATCTGCTCATATTTTCTTAATGGGGACATGCACTGCATCACTGCATATGCTCTGTACAATGTTTGTGTTCTCTTGAAACTTGAGCCTTTTGTTTTCTCCTGATGGTTGCTGGCTTGCAAACAAGGATGACTGCTCGAGTTTATCAGGTGCAAATTTATGAAAGCATGATCCACAAATGAATTCCAGACTAATTAACATGTGACTTTTGTATCTATGTAAGCCATACTATCATATACTTAATTGCTTCTTGCATGGTTAAAAGGGCGAGCTTGGCAGCTGCGTGCATCTAAACCATCTTTGATTGAAAATAGTTCATGTCTACAGAGAACAAATGAGCAGGTCATTTTTTTGCCTGTTAGCATTTGCTAAGCATTTTCTGCTAGGTCGATCCATCATTTAAGAATGTCTTCAGATGCCATGCAGTTTCTTTTCTTGCTTTGTTCAGAGCTTATGGCACGCCTCTGTACCTGACGACACTGGAAGAAGCTTCAGTTACCCAAGGGTTACGGGGAGTTGCCATCCAGAATCGGCGGGCAGGATTGGTTCAAACAATATTTTCAGTTCATTTTAATGCTACTCTGTTCCGTCTGGTTTAACGCCGGTCAATGATGGTAACACCTATAAAGGCGGTAATAGTTGTGTGACAGTCAATTCATCAGTTTTCCAACTTGAGAATATTCATGTAAAGTATATGCATATGTTTCGGAAAAAAAAAAGTATATGCATATGTATACAATGTTCATCTGTGAGTTGCACATCCCCAATTTTCCTATCCAATGTATGTAATTTGGTGCCAATTTTTTCAGTCTTATCCAGATAGCTTAGTCATCGCAGTCTCGATGCAATTATCTCTGCAGTCTCACAGTTGCCTTATCTCACCTTTTGTAAATGACACGACTTTGTATGTGTATGCTGGTGATAAAACTTTTATAGTATTTTGAAATCTCAGAAAATGCATTCTGCATTTTCACTCAGTTATGCTACAAGAATATTATTACTTGCAATTTTTAATTGAGTGTATTTTTGACATGGACTAAAGATTGGGCCAAGTCTCTTGAACATTTCATTCATACTATGCGTTGTTTGAAGTATCATACATCCATATAACTGTGCTTTTGGATAAAAAAATTATGTAATTATGCAACATAAATTAGTAACGTGTAGTATTTGGGTACAGGAAGCACATTCGTTCATGAAAACAACACCATGTTTCAGAATATTTTAACGAGTCAGAAATTAGGGATAGTGGACTACTGCACAttggctgaaatttttcaaattttcaaaatGAGTCGTGCGTTGCACGTGCACACTTACTAGTCTTAAACAAATTGTGACGAACCAAAAATTTACTTGGTATAACGCACCTTGTCCCAAGTTTAAACGAAACACTCAAGCACACGGTGATGATCGATGCCCCGAAGACACCTTTTCTCCGTACTTCTGGTGGTGGCTCGGGTGCTATTCTGCGTGACAAATCTGGTCTGGGGCATGCGGCAGGTGCAAGGAAATATGCTCAAATCACGGACTCTCTGCATGATGAATTAATTGATTGGGGTCAATGGTAAGAAGTTTGCAAAAGAATTAGGTGCCGGGTGATCATGTGGGAGCAACGCTCTCAAACTCACTCACGCCAATACTGAACTGTTTCCATCATtagaagagtgttgtttgatcttCTAACCATCTAAGCTAACGAGTAATACATCACAAGCTGGTACAAGAACGTTTTCTGGTGTATAGACTACTACTACACAGGACGAGTCCACCAAATCGTGGAATTTCGGAAATGGATGGATGCACTCAAGCATTTTTTTTAAAACACCAAGGATTCGTCGAGCCTGATGTTTGCACTCAAGCACTAAGGTACAGGTTCTGTCTAGATCATCTTTTCCCGATGCCTCGCAGCCCCGGCCCGATTGCAGTACACATGTGCATGACATCTGACGCCTCACAAACCGGCGCTAAAGTGGGATGTGTTTGGCTTGCAGTCACGATGACCCGAACGGGCCAACATGCACTCTTCAGAGTATTGTTCCCGAAGCGAAATACCCAACCCCCTATAAATCATTGTGATATTAACTTGCACAGGACAAGAGGTCGATAAGAGATGAAGGAGGGTCAGAGGTTGTGCATATGGGTAGGTCACAACTGACAAGATAAAATGCACATTGAATATTGAAAAAAATTAAAGAGATGGAGGCAGATATATAAGAGATGGAGAAAGGTAAGGGCTTGTGCAGAAGGGTAGGTGAGAAAATAAGCACTAAACATTGGGCTGCATACTTTAGAAAACTACTACACAAATTTTGtatcattagagcatctccatccaCGTCCCCAAAGCGGCCCGAAAGGGATTTGAAGTGCGCCGGCCAAAATTCCGTTCCCAACCGCACGTCCCAAAGGCTCTTTCCGTCcggcgcggcccaatacggtgtccggcgccccgagcccgtccccgctccacaggggacgctccggacaCGCCGAACACAACAAAAtgtgaggcggggagtggcgggaccGATGCGTTAGCGACACGGAAGCctaaaaaccccgtcgcctacctctggtcAAGTGACGTTAATGGCACCCagctttcccaggcgacgcagtgacgcgtctcgtcgtgcatggccgcgtggccatcCGCGACGGCGTTTATTGCGGCCAACGCCCCGCTGCCGCTTCGCCTGCCGCCGTTGTGCATTAAGAGCGCCCTCCTTCCTTCCCCATTCCAAACTTACTGCTCCAAATCTCTCGCCGCTCCCAATCTCCTCCTCCCT
It includes:
- the LOC127316992 gene encoding phenylcoumaran benzylic ether reductase Pyrc5, producing the protein MNLIISSFSRVLLSLTWSGVLAYSHSTQFAFAYPKDFVQKEIFSGFVLPLRNILVLYPAVYMAAVEGKSRVLVIGGTGYIGRFIVAASAREGHPTAVLVRDAAPADPAKAAVLQGFRDAGVTLVVGDIYDRQSLVAAIKSADVVISALGYAQLPDQTLIIAAIKEAGNVKRFFPSEFGNDVDHVHAVEPAKSMFGAKARIRRSIEAEGIPYTYVSSNFFAGRFLPSLAQIGVTGPPTDKILILGDGNVKGVFSLEEDVGTYTIKAVDDPRTLNKILYLRPSSNTLSHNQLVSLWEKKVGKTIERVYIPEDEVLKQIQESPVPLNIVLSISHSAWVKGDHTNFEIEPSFGVEATELYPDVKYVTVDEYLNNFI